Genomic window (Daucus carota subsp. sativus chromosome 5, DH1 v3.0, whole genome shotgun sequence):
aaaacgatattgtactcatactttgagaaactcaactcgcaccccttatctttacagTTCAAGCCCGAGATGCACCCCTCTGCCGTTAACGCCGTTAACTCCGTTAAGTCATTATACAAGTAATTGCAaatcggaccccctaacttacgttcaaaaccGATATTGTGCCCATACTTTTGGAAACTcaaatcgcaccacctatttttacatttcaagaacgatacgcaaccccccccccccctaacTTCTATTAAAATACTtcatccgtctcaatttacatgtcccttttgcttttcgaggagtcaatttgactaatttttgaccaactattagaaaatatttatttattattttaggaaatagaaagttatatattaaaatagactaaatttacctaaaatatacacttacactattttaaatataaacaaaaaatattatgtgatattaattataaataatacttaaatttatataaatttatatattttagggggtgcgatatgcaattacctctatattttattcaatatataaatttatgtattatttataatatatatcacataatatttatttatatatataaaatagtgtgtattttaagtacttaatatcacataatatttatctatatctattttaaaatcatttgatatgtaaaatcattttgacttggggatagcttaattaaacaaaaatttaaaaaaaatatcatcaaaaagtaaatccagtctattttaatatgcaaccttctattttctaaaataataaataaatattttctcatagttggtcaaaaattagtcaatttgactcctcgaacagcaaaaaggacatgtaaattgagacggaaggagtattttaacggaatttaacggaagttaacgaaatttaacggagggggtgcATATCGttattgaaatgtaaagataaggggtgcgagttgagtttcttaaagtataaatacaatatcgtttttgaacgatagttagggggtgcgatatgcaattacctcttttCCTTATTCATCCGGATTTTCATCCAACAGTGAAAAGCAAAAACTGTAGGATCATGTATTAATTTGAAAGGGTCCTACAATTGAATTTGAAAGGGTCCTAACAattggatttttttaataaataggtCATTCTCATCATTAGCCAAACATATTATCATTTTAAGATCGtaaattacagaaaaatataaaattccgTTACAACCGAAGTCATAATATAAGTGGACTGAGTTTCAATTCAGAGGCATTGATTCCGATTTGCAGTAGAATCCAAGTGTTCGACAATTAAATTTACATCTTAGCATACTAAGTTTCTAAAGACAAAGTTGCAGCAACTCCCTCAGATGATCAAAGTTTGATCTGCTACAAGATTTCTTTACCGTCTGATTCAGTCATCGAATTCAGCCGTCTCACCCTCTGATCAATCTCTGCCATAACTGCCGGTTCCTGCTTTTTCCGTTGCTTTGATATGTTGGTAAGTGTTAATGAGCCAATCTTATCGAATGCAACCTGCATTTAATAAGAATAACCACATGCTTCAAGTTTTTGGTActgtttttcagaaaaaaacCGGTGCtacaaaaaaaaatgatcaGGAAAATGATCTGTGCTAGACGAGACATGAAGTAAAAGGTGAGATGAGAGGATTCACCGTCAATAGTTCATCAGGATCAAAGAGATGATGGGTGGTCgtttgtaatatattaattacatcTCCAACATGTTGTGCCACGAGCAGCTCCTCTTCTTTCATCTGCAATCATTGAACCGGAACTTCATTAGCATTACTCAATATTCATCTAAATGACACGCTAGGGAATAAAAGCTTTCCGTGAGCTTTTAGGAGAAAAACTCTTACCTTGAAAATAGCAAGAGCTACATGGAAAAGAACCTTTGCACCCTCATAAAAAAGGACATCCCACACCCGCAAGGTTGTCTAAACAAGTAAACACAAAAGAATTTAGTAATAACAATCCTGAAACTGGAAGCAATTGACGTGTGTGTATGACTTTGTCTCTAGTCTCTATCCAGTGGTATATGCATATTGTGATAAAGAAGTTTAACCTCTGAGGGCAAGCTCTTTGAAAAGACGCACAAGAACCACTCGGTGGCAACTAGGGAGACATCAAATTCCAGAGCTTCCAGATGAGCGGCTATTCTGCATTTGTTTTGGAAATTTTAAAACCCAACAGAATCCAACTTTTTAGATGATTAGTCAGAGAACATAAAAGAATGGTATTACCTTGGACATTTTTTAACCAGTATATCCTTGAACACCCTTTGTTCAACATGGCAACCTGATAAGTTTGTCGTGTAACAATCATTAACTAATACATTCTCCAGGAGGACAGCTAGCATCCAGAAAGCATCTTCTTCAGTTTTCATTACAAGCAACAATAATGCTCCAACATAATTTAAACCCTGCATCAAAATATACATCCAGACCATTAAAATGCAGTTGCAAGCTTTCAGACTTAAAATCCTGACAACATTTACCCAACAATTGtttatcaagtttaattatcaaaagctTGACCAAATTATGAATGAGAAGTGATGCAACAAAGAGTTCAAAACAATACAGTGGGCAGCATATTGTAACATGCAAATGTTAATCTGTGCCTGAATTGCGGTCAGTGATAGGTAATGTTGCAGAAAATAAGAGATGCAACAAAGAGTTCATAATAAAAAACACAGAACAATACAGCAGGCAGCATATAATCACACATAAATGTTAATTTGTGCCTAAATTGCAGTTAGTGATAGGTCATGATGCCGATTCACTCAATAATTAATGAGACGTTGAAGTAACCAAAGCCTTGCCTAAAGAATCAGAAATTAGTCATTTTAGTTATTATGAACCAACAGCCGGGATCTATAAACAATGCAAAAGCTAAAATTAATAGGCAAGAAGTAAAATCTACCGTCTTGAAACTTCACAGGAAGTAGCACTATAGATATGCTAGTTAGTTATAGTGTAGCATCTATGCTTATTAGAGGTATGATTTCTGAGCCTGGATCTAACATTTATCAAGTCTAAAAGTCGGGGAAAGCATGTATATCTCCTTACACCatatacaacaaaaaaaaaattgtttatattatgTCCTAGTTCATTGGTAAAAGTTGATATTGCACAAGTATTATTTAGTGTTGGTTTCATCGCATTTATACCAATTTCCAATATGAATGATGTGACTGCAAACATGCATATATTGGAAAATTTTGGTAGGAACTGAGTTGATGTATAAGTTACTTAAATATGTAAAGTACGCACCTGACAGTAGCCAACATCAGAATCACGAAATGAATACCCAACAAGAACACGTCTGAGAGCTGCATGACCTTCTTTAGTGTCTAACCATGGGTGACCTGGAAATGTTCGTGGCAGGTCCTGCATATCTCCAATAAAACATTTCCAAGTATTAGAATGATTAGTACTAAAAAATTCTACTGTTATCTTGCTTactcaaaaaatataatgatacaAGCTTACAAAGGTAAAATAACTTGCAATGAAGTACAGAACAACATGATGGAACTATGGAAGTTTAGTCTGGCTACATGTATCTCAGAATGATCAGCTGCCCATGCCAGTATCAGATCGCTGGCATTCCAAGGCATATAGGCGACTAGCCGAGACAATGATGTTCACAAATATACAGTGTACTTACTTTCAATTTATATAGGTCATGGATTATTATATAGCATTTACgcttagaaaattttatttacacCATTTGTTTGGTATAAAAGCAATAGAGTTTAACTAAATTCTGCATAATAATCTGCCATGTCTAATAATATCTCCATAAGTGGGTGCAAGGTAGTGTAGATCATACTTAGTACATTAGTACCATGTATCCTTTGACAAGAATGCCTGTGCAAATGAATGAAACATTCTTTCCACCTCTTATCCTAGGCAATACCCACATAGGGCACACTTAAGTGTATATGCTGCCCCCGATGGCCCGATGTAACTTTAAATTACAACAATATACAAATGAAGATCTTGAACATGTCAAAATTCCTATTAGAACATAAACAGATACAGACTTTACAGAGACGAGTACTTTGATAATAACATAATAACAACTCAATTCCATGCATTTTAAGAGCCTGaaacatctctctctctctctctctctctctctctctctctctatatatatatatatatatatatatatatatatatatatgtatatatttgcaAACAATTTTTCATTCAGTTGTAATCTTGATCTCATAGTGTTTATAAGTTCCTTCTGTGTTCCTACCAACGGAATTTCAAATGCTCCATATTTCGATCCAAATTAAAACATGAGTCTATATGATGATCTGATAGTGTCAAATATAGTGTATATATACAGCTAAATCACTCTTTTCAAAAGTAGCAGTCAATATAAACACATTCCTTCTTCCATTAACAAATCAGAAACAAGCAATTACAATTCACTACTTCGAATTATCATCCATACTCAATATCAAAAgcatcaaaaaaaacaaaacaacagaTCATCATATATCGAAGAGCAAAAACAATCAAGACACTACTCACATGATCAATCTGCTTAGTCGCAGGTGTAACCTTCCCCTCCACCGCAACAATCAAATCATTATAATAGCTATTAGGCACAGTAGACTTCTTCTTAGCTGCACCAGACAATGAGAACCACACCTTTGGCCTCAAAACCGGAGGAATTCCCTTCCTGATCAACTTCTTCAGTGAAATCGCATTAACTAAATTCGAGAAATTCAGGGAAGCCTTAATGGTAGAAGACACATAACTCTGCAAATACCAATTTGAACCCTTACTAGCCTCTAGTGCCCACCAAACTTTCCCTTGCTCTCTCACTTTCTCCCTAACTTCATTCAATACATTAACATCATCCACATTGCCTTCAACTGTAAACCCATAGAGATCTTGAAACTTCACAACTATGTTAGCCCTTCTGGCATGAATGCTTGGCCTCAAAATCGAAACTTGAGCTTTAGAGTCAAAATTCAAGTCTCTCCTTTGAGTACCCAACATCTTATCTACACACTATAATCTAGTATCAAGAATCAAGAACCAAGAAATCAAGAACCCGGAATTACTATAAGAACTAAATCAAAACATCTGAGACAAGGGCtcttttaaaaaactaaaatcttgattttttatttattttgaccaCTTGGGTCCTCAAATTCTTGATAAAATTATGCTAAAAATTGAATCTTTCTCCAAATGGGTGCTCAAGAAAAGTGGGctcaaaagatttttttttttaaaaaaatattattataaactatgATAACACCACAAGAAAGGACAAGAAAATCAAACCCAGATAATCACAGGGCtgcaaacaaatatatatatatatataattgatgcTGCTTCTGCAAAGACGCTTAAGAAGAAGGCAAGAAACAGGAGGGTATCTTTGTGACTTTGTGATccagaaaataaaagatttaatttaattttaaagagaaaataaagataataaaaCGGAGCTGAGAAGATATAGGTTGATTTGTCTAAATTGGAATGCTAGAAAATACTTAACACTTTAATTTATTACTTACTGGAATCTTTATCGTTAATTTTGCATTATTCACATGGGGCCACGTACAAATTTGAATTGACAACGTTAATAACGTTAACAATGGAGTTGTGGTCATGCGGTGGGTTCGGTTTGGGCACGTTGGAGAATAGTTGTTTCAAAACCCTATTTCTATGTGAAAATGAGACATAAttcttttaagaaaaataaaaataaaacagtaaacaaaaataaataataacttttaacttGTGAATCTTCTATGATGTTCTAAATGAATTTGTTCTAACAAAATAgatgtttttatttttcataagttAATTATTccttacattttaaaataatggttgtatttgatttttcaataactaaattaatcaaattttgatcgtaaataaaaattattctcttataatttttataaaccgaataatatatgtaaaaataggtcattttttttttttgaattatgcAATATATACAATCGTGGGTCAAAAAATTGTTCAATCTGACCAAgccaaatcaaaataaaattactacTTTGAGATGgggtataataataaaaaattaattaaaatactccctccatctcaaattagatgaccccgttgattttgggcacacaatttaaagttcattgaccgcataactacacgtcttatttttaaaattttatttttgcaaataaaaattaaaatacaaaattttcatttacaaaagaaaaaataaaaaaataaatttcagaaatagacggtcaatgcacccaAAGTTACGTGTACAAAGTCAACgtggtcatctaatttgggatggaaggagtatcCGTCTATGTAATTTTGGAATGTGCAGCGATACAATCTCGAGGCTAAAAAAAACAATCAATTTAAAACGCGTTTTGAGGCCATTTGGTTGTAGTAGTGCTACACCATACATAAGTTGCTGTATTTCAACGTCCGTGACTCGGTTTTAGATTTCATCATATATCTTGCTTGATTTGCACGGGTATTCAAACACTCTGGGTCGTGGAGTTGTTGCGCCGGTAGAttaaattattactccctctgtccctctcatttctttacggttactattttgagatgtccctctcatttttttacattactataaatagtaagtttttctcatcattacacccactatcttcccctactatcttatatttaacaataaaaactactattacacccactactttcctccactatctcaaatctattattaaatattggtaggtcccaccactttacccacttttcatccaactttactcatttttcatacattgtcttgatctccgtgtcccccttcaatgtaaacaattgagggggacggagggagtagtaatttcCGCTCAAATTTGTGAGCCAATAAGATACGAAAATTTACTCATTTGCTTGTCAGTTGAGTTTGAATATGCACCCAATTCGATTTGTTatgtatttaataaatatataaatataaattaatgttaTAATTGAAGTGATTTCGTGATATATTGGCTCGAAATATTCCGTAGTAAACAGAATATTCCGTAGTAAACAGAAATATCTATAAACATCACATATTTCAGcatgatttaatatatttcatgAGTATGCACTTAAATCTTTGTATCTATATTTGAATTTGTCAagtatagaatataattttatagtaATCATTCATGTTAGCTAGAATGATCGTTTATCTGAttacataaaatacatataatttataagatatgTCCGTACATAGTCAATGATATTTcaagattaataatttaatattatttttatattattataaataagttttaataatttaatatgataattgatggcaaataattatattatgggTGTCCATGTATCATGAgctctgttctaaaaatcggtgattaatcccTATTAATAATCGATTAATTCATGTTCCTTatctcgccgaactgattaaatctctgattaatcaccgatcaatccgattaatccccgatcaattcaattaatccccgattaatacTTGTTTCGTAATTTcgccgattaagtccgattcccgctttttacaacactgatcatgagtaatatattaaattatcacaatttcaaataaataatttctcatttgagtgtgtcacttttttacataattttttgttatttaaattggatattttaactaaaatttaaatataaacaatatattGAGTTCGGTTATAATTCTAGATAATTGGAATCATATGAGAATTCGAACTTGTGTCATTAAGCGGGTGTTTAGCCC
Coding sequences:
- the LOC108220016 gene encoding uncharacterized protein LOC108220016, yielding MLGTQRRDLNFDSKAQVSILRPSIHARRANIVVKFQDLYGFTVEGNVDDVNVLNEVREKVREQGKVWWALEASKGSNWYLQSYVSSTIKASLNFSNLVNAISLKKLIRKGIPPVLRPKVWFSLSGAAKKKSTVPNSYYNDLIVAVEGKVTPATKQIDHDLPRTFPGHPWLDTKEGHAALRRVLVGYSFRDSDVGYCQGLNYVGALLLLVMKTEEDAFWMLAVLLENVLVNDCYTTNLSGCHVEQRVFKDILVKKCPRIAAHLEALEFDVSLVATEWFLCVFSKSLPSETTLRVWDVLFYEGAKVLFHVALAIFKMKEEELLVAQHVGDVINILQTTTHHLFDPDELLTVAFDKIGSLTLTNISKQRKKQEPAVMAEIDQRVRRLNSMTESDGKEIL